One stretch of Balneola sp. MJW-20 DNA includes these proteins:
- the rfbD gene encoding dTDP-4-dehydrorhamnose reductase, which translates to MKYLVIGAGGQLGKQWVSELESLDVEFTALNRKALDISDRSAIRKVLEQEKPQVLVNCAAYTKVDQAEDEPEKAELINGVAPGVIADICAQKNIKLIHYSTDYVFRGSEEDEQKYPTGYPEDAPTDPVNEYGKSKLMGESAIVNSGADHLIIRVSWLCGEFGNNFVKTMLRLGSERDELSVVNDQVGCPAFTKPVVNNTLQLIRSSKQGIFHLRSAGRITWFDLASAIFKEKYINVSLNAVSSEAFPSKAKRPNFSLLGIEKAKAVEGVIINDWKSDLSEMLNNLSE; encoded by the coding sequence ATGAAATATCTCGTGATTGGAGCCGGCGGACAGCTGGGAAAACAGTGGGTTTCTGAGTTAGAAAGTCTTGACGTAGAATTTACCGCGTTAAACAGGAAAGCACTGGATATCTCTGATAGGTCTGCCATCAGAAAGGTATTAGAACAGGAGAAACCCCAGGTATTGGTCAACTGTGCTGCTTATACCAAAGTAGACCAGGCAGAAGATGAGCCCGAAAAAGCGGAGCTGATCAACGGTGTTGCACCCGGCGTCATTGCAGACATCTGTGCACAAAAGAACATTAAACTGATTCATTATTCCACTGATTATGTATTTCGGGGTTCTGAAGAAGATGAACAAAAATACCCGACAGGATATCCAGAGGATGCACCTACAGACCCCGTAAATGAATATGGTAAAAGTAAATTGATGGGTGAATCAGCAATAGTAAATTCAGGTGCCGACCATCTTATCATCAGGGTATCCTGGCTTTGCGGAGAATTTGGTAATAATTTCGTAAAAACCATGCTAAGACTTGGATCAGAAAGGGATGAACTCAGTGTCGTAAATGATCAGGTGGGATGTCCCGCCTTTACTAAACCTGTTGTTAATAACACGCTTCAGCTGATACGGTCCTCTAAACAAGGAATCTTTCACCTGAGATCAGCAGGCAGGATCACCTGGTTCGACCTGGCTTCCGCTATTTTTAAGGAAAAATATATCAATGTCAGTCTTAATGCCGTTTCTTCCGAAGCCTTTCCATCCAAAGCCAAAAGGCCTAACTTCTCGCTGCTTGGTATTGAAAAAGCAAAGGCCGTTGAGGGAGTCATAATAAATGACTGGAAATCAGACCTCAGTGAAATGTTGAATAATTTATCTGAATGA
- a CDS encoding pyruvate dehydrogenase complex dihydrolipoamide acetyltransferase, with the protein MAIKIEMPKLSDTMEEGVIAKWNVSEGDQVEAGDIIAEVETDKATMEVEAFDAGKVLKILVGEGDAVPLGGLMAVLGEEGEDISEILDNAGSASSGSGASGSEDSDTSSTEEKSNDFDPVFGDLDKKEGTSASTDNGRIKASPLARKIAEDKGIDLSSINGSGPEGRIIKKDVENYQPGAATPSVAAETPVASKTNFSTIESKEVKISQMRKTIARRLSESKFSNPHFYETIDIDMKAAIAARSSLNEANDVKISFNDIVVKACAIALTRHQAVNSSWLGDIIKEHGDVHVAVAVAIDEGLMTPVIRHADQKGLAQISAETRELAGLARDRKLQPEQMEGSTFTISNLGMFGIEEFTAIINPPNACILAVGAIRDVPVVENGEVVPGKRMKVTLSSDHRVVDGAKAAEFLNTVKQLLENPLGMLL; encoded by the coding sequence ATGGCTATTAAGATCGAAATGCCAAAACTTAGCGACACCATGGAAGAAGGGGTGATCGCGAAATGGAATGTTTCCGAAGGGGACCAGGTAGAAGCCGGTGATATCATCGCTGAAGTGGAAACCGATAAGGCGACAATGGAAGTTGAGGCATTTGATGCCGGTAAAGTTTTAAAAATCCTGGTGGGAGAAGGCGACGCAGTCCCATTGGGCGGACTGATGGCCGTTCTCGGAGAAGAAGGGGAAGATATCTCTGAAATCCTGGATAATGCCGGTTCTGCATCATCCGGTAGTGGAGCATCTGGTTCTGAAGATTCTGATACCTCTTCAACCGAAGAGAAGTCAAATGATTTTGATCCCGTATTTGGTGACCTGGATAAAAAAGAAGGCACTTCAGCTTCAACTGATAATGGAAGGATCAAAGCTTCACCGCTGGCAAGGAAAATCGCGGAAGATAAAGGAATCGATCTTTCCTCCATTAATGGAAGTGGACCTGAGGGCAGGATTATTAAGAAAGATGTAGAAAATTATCAGCCCGGTGCAGCCACACCATCTGTAGCTGCTGAAACTCCAGTAGCATCTAAAACAAATTTCAGCACTATTGAGAGTAAAGAAGTTAAGATCTCTCAGATGCGAAAGACGATCGCACGCAGACTGTCAGAAAGTAAATTCAGTAATCCGCATTTCTACGAGACTATTGATATTGATATGAAGGCGGCTATTGCAGCACGTTCTTCATTAAATGAAGCAAATGATGTAAAGATCAGCTTTAATGACATTGTGGTTAAAGCATGTGCGATCGCATTAACCCGTCATCAGGCAGTAAACAGCTCATGGCTAGGGGATATCATCAAAGAGCATGGCGATGTCCATGTAGCAGTTGCAGTAGCTATTGATGAAGGCCTTATGACCCCAGTGATCAGACATGCAGATCAGAAAGGGCTCGCACAGATATCCGCCGAGACCAGGGAACTGGCCGGGCTCGCACGGGATCGTAAACTGCAGCCGGAGCAAATGGAAGGCAGTACCTTCACAATCAGTAATCTGGGCATGTTCGGTATCGAGGAATTTACCGCTATCATCAATCCGCCAAATGCCTGTATTTTGGCTGTGGGTGCGATAAGAGACGTGCCGGTTGTGGAGAACGGGGAGGTAGTACCCGGTAAAAGAATGAAGGTGACGCTCTCAAGTGATCACCGTGTTGTTGATGGAGCTAAAGCAGCTGAGTTTTTGAATACAGTAAAGCAGTTGCTGGAAAATCCACTAGGCATGCTTCTCTGA
- a CDS encoding DUF4402 domain-containing protein, with translation MFAIEIKKPLIIYIMKKLLSTFVFALLLSGATFAQTTISASAEVVADLAVVERQAINFGLLPQNIATAPTIATDGTRTGDVAGGTSTVGLVEVLGTPGINVDVLVSAPFNLDDGLGNTLAFAPNYNVTNEDLDAGNPTPTITDTQADFSFTLDGTGGESTIIIGGQITTAGPVTPGSYTGTSSITVSYQ, from the coding sequence ATGTTTGCTATTGAAATTAAAAAACCCCTTATCATTTACATTATGAAAAAATTACTATCAACATTCGTATTCGCACTGCTTCTTTCGGGAGCAACTTTCGCACAAACAACTATCAGCGCATCTGCTGAAGTAGTTGCAGATTTAGCCGTGGTTGAAAGACAGGCAATTAACTTTGGACTACTACCACAAAATATTGCAACAGCTCCAACCATTGCTACCGATGGTACAAGAACTGGTGACGTTGCAGGTGGTACATCTACAGTTGGATTAGTTGAAGTATTAGGAACTCCAGGAATAAACGTTGATGTTTTGGTTTCTGCCCCCTTTAATCTGGATGACGGTTTAGGAAATACTTTAGCTTTTGCACCAAATTATAACGTGACTAACGAAGATTTAGATGCTGGAAATCCAACGCCAACAATAACGGATACACAAGCTGATTTCTCTTTTACCTTAGATGGAACCGGTGGTGAGTCAACAATAATCATTGGTGGACAGATTACTACAGCAGGGCCAGTTACTCCTGGTTCATATACAGGTACTTCTTCTATTACTGTTTCATATCAGTAA
- a CDS encoding sugar phosphate nucleotidyltransferase has protein sequence MKGIILAGGTGSRLYPLTKVTNKHLLPVGDKPMIYHPIEKLTEAGIEEILIVTGTDHMGDVVNLLGSGKDFGCRFTYKVQDEAGGIAQALGLAENFAGNEPFVVILGDNIFEASLQSAVKNYSGRGAQIMLKKVADPQRYGVAELEGQKVLSIEEKPDKPKSDYAVTGIYFYDSEVFDCIRNLKPSGRGELEITDVNNYYIRNGLMKSSIMMGWWTDAGTPESYRLANELVQRS, from the coding sequence ATGAAAGGAATAATACTGGCCGGCGGAACCGGTTCAAGGCTTTATCCTCTTACAAAGGTTACGAATAAACACCTTCTCCCGGTTGGGGATAAGCCTATGATCTATCACCCGATCGAAAAGCTGACAGAAGCCGGGATCGAAGAGATTCTGATCGTTACAGGTACCGATCATATGGGTGATGTAGTGAATCTGCTGGGATCGGGTAAAGACTTTGGCTGCCGGTTTACTTACAAAGTTCAGGACGAAGCGGGAGGTATTGCTCAGGCACTGGGTCTGGCTGAGAATTTTGCCGGAAATGAGCCGTTTGTGGTTATTCTGGGTGATAATATCTTTGAAGCTTCATTACAGAGTGCTGTCAAAAACTACAGCGGAAGGGGTGCTCAGATCATGCTCAAAAAAGTAGCAGATCCCCAAAGATATGGGGTTGCTGAACTTGAGGGTCAAAAAGTGTTGTCTATTGAAGAAAAACCGGATAAGCCAAAATCGGATTATGCAGTAACCGGTATCTATTTCTATGATTCTGAGGTTTTTGATTGTATCCGAAACCTCAAACCCTCCGGCAGAGGTGAACTCGAGATCACAGACGTAAACAATTATTATATACGTAACGGGTTGATGAAGAGTTCGATCATGATGGGCTGGTGGACCGATGCCGGAACGCCGGAGTCTTACCGTCTTGCAAATGAACTTGTGCAGAGATCATGA
- a CDS encoding invasin domain 3-containing protein has protein sequence MTTVSLDAQTVTPASGGTGISADNFATGTWTTLNGPIITETAPGQIQAGQIRLEAPTGFEWDTGGTTPTITVGAQKSQRITANYVSRTSDEVVFSVNGSSAGSPPNNIHTLSIGNLRIRPTQGTPLISGNIRNLGSSVPGGTINYGTLSITAGADANVRVESDPDASGTLVAEQDLEAGQSLTVYANVRDQFNNFKRTTNASWALTNNTGGINPADLSSSGNTATLTANFTGTTQIQASVAGINAVLSGTITVIPSDPASLTINTQPSSGVTAGQAFPVQPVVEIRDAFSNLVTTDDFSLVTASVLTGNGSLSGTRTVRVSNGLANYADLFATVSEVITLEFTSPGLGSVTSDPVTVNPAPADSLIFLVQPGNAGLNTALDPSVEIQLVDEYSNTVTQPGVAVSLNLVSGTGNISGNTAVTNASGLAVFNSLSFDQTGTKIIDASSNGLNNSVPSNSFTIANAGQLAGFRVVSTTGGNIGSQTAGIPFNIRIEAVDGFGALLDGSDGKDNFTGNADLSTNSIFSTGTAVSNLGPFVNGVLDPVDITLLKADPNGILTATNSAGTESGSSDAFIINPAQALADSSFFSISTDTLIAGSGNADILITLRDEFGNPLKAGGDNVTISRSGIGTLSPVTDNGDGTYSATITAPNNTGSAIINVFLDSSPVPSNNPQIIFTNGPLSTFLIEAVGGGPVADQIAGVPFDIQITAKDAFGNTITEFDSTNSNVIISSDADLIIGEGSTPDFTDGLLSSYTINISKAGNTSINARWTANPESGSSNVFNVNPAEADPANSTITPGRNFLQNDGSDNTSITVQLFDEFGNSLTTGGDNVVLNVSTGASLSSVTDNGNGTYTAQLTAGVLPIDVTVSGVLNGSPIGDTAVITLSLFNVWDGNSGGGNPAGRTDWGNPARWSLGIPTIGQVVLIPSGQTYYPIIDGEDPVLDILRIESGASVVLTGRNLTINNEISGLGSFSSINGSLNIAGNSTISNLIAGSSTVNLNGDSQQTIAGDFSANLINVQNDLEINGFFETFTDLNIDPGTRLDLIEGSELFVIGDINLNGSLNAVNSSIRLSGNINGTGISLTNTALRLDGSNLQLIEGISSLRNLTIDNPAGVQVLNDLTVTDTLFFSSGTLTLNSGLSLVSTVQTGNTQNLRILREITGNQGWRLLSSPQATDYGNFLDGVITQGYNGAFYSTGSLPGDTLQPNVFYYDETFEGTDNQRFRAPSSASEQVAAGRGHFVYLFDDIPADPLYNTPLPDTLDVLGSENDGNGFSFNFPVTYTPEADTGWNLVGNPFAATIDWDDGNWTKQNMDNVIYIWDESANDYLTWNGTAGSLGEGRVKPFQAFWVKANGNGPPRLRVDKETKTVGGTFYKEVREDKPVIELLLESGDLRKTTHMSFQAEGSYGKDTLDAYRLLPFDTDTYLELYTLFNDGTQISINNLPRDFGIPIEIPLYVGGFDQGQALNGPFELSWPVFQDVPDGWTILLIDRETGTEINMKEQVSYSFNLNGSRSKASFIRNTIDNFKLIEKNRSKISSSRFMLNILPGEDADGLPSTFELYNNYPNPFNASTTIRFATPLEGPVNLEVYDVLGRKVATLADRNFQAGYHDIRWSSSGLASGIYIYRLVTSGGTFVKKMSLIK, from the coding sequence TTGACGACTGTATCTTTAGATGCACAAACAGTAACTCCTGCTTCAGGAGGTACAGGAATTTCTGCAGATAATTTTGCGACCGGCACATGGACCACGCTTAATGGTCCAATAATTACTGAGACTGCCCCGGGGCAAATTCAGGCAGGACAAATAAGGCTGGAAGCTCCAACCGGTTTTGAATGGGACACCGGGGGGACCACCCCAACTATCACTGTTGGGGCGCAAAAATCACAGCGAATCACTGCAAATTACGTCAGTCGCACCTCTGATGAGGTAGTGTTTAGTGTTAACGGTTCCAGTGCGGGTTCACCGCCGAATAATATTCATACCCTAAGCATAGGTAATCTCAGGATCCGGCCTACGCAAGGGACACCTTTGATCAGTGGTAATATCAGGAATTTAGGGTCTTCTGTTCCTGGCGGTACTATTAATTACGGTACCTTATCAATCACAGCTGGTGCAGATGCTAATGTCCGGGTAGAATCAGATCCGGACGCATCCGGCACCCTCGTCGCTGAACAGGATCTGGAAGCAGGGCAATCTTTAACTGTATATGCCAACGTCCGTGATCAGTTTAACAATTTCAAGCGGACAACCAATGCCAGCTGGGCGTTGACCAATAATACTGGCGGAATCAACCCTGCTGATCTGAGTTCATCAGGTAATACAGCTACTCTCACAGCAAATTTTACTGGTACAACACAAATACAGGCCAGTGTTGCAGGAATTAATGCCGTTCTGTCCGGCACCATCACTGTGATTCCATCAGACCCGGCTTCTCTAACTATAAATACTCAACCTTCTTCTGGTGTGACCGCCGGTCAGGCCTTCCCTGTTCAACCAGTAGTAGAAATCCGTGATGCATTCAGTAATTTGGTTACCACCGATGATTTTTCTTTGGTTACCGCCTCTGTTCTTACAGGAAACGGAAGCCTAAGCGGTACGAGAACAGTTAGAGTCTCCAACGGTTTAGCCAACTATGCCGATCTTTTTGCTACGGTATCCGAAGTAATTACTTTAGAATTCACTTCCCCTGGGCTTGGATCTGTAACATCCGATCCGGTCACCGTAAACCCTGCACCGGCAGATAGTCTTATATTTTTGGTACAGCCAGGCAATGCAGGACTTAACACAGCTCTTGACCCATCGGTTGAAATACAATTAGTAGATGAATATTCCAACACAGTAACACAACCGGGTGTTGCCGTATCGCTCAATCTGGTATCCGGTACGGGAAACATCAGCGGAAATACTGCTGTAACCAATGCTTCTGGGTTGGCTGTATTTAACTCATTGAGTTTTGACCAGACCGGCACTAAGATCATTGATGCCAGTTCGAATGGATTAAATAATTCAGTTCCAAGTAATTCATTTACAATTGCTAATGCCGGACAACTGGCCGGTTTCAGAGTGGTCTCGACAACAGGTGGAAATATAGGAAGTCAGACTGCCGGGATTCCCTTTAACATACGGATTGAAGCCGTGGATGGGTTCGGAGCCCTGCTGGACGGAAGTGACGGAAAAGATAATTTTACAGGTAATGCAGACCTGAGCACTAACAGCATTTTTTCTACGGGTACAGCAGTTAGTAACCTCGGACCATTCGTAAACGGGGTTCTGGATCCTGTTGACATCACCCTCTTAAAAGCAGATCCGAACGGTATCCTAACAGCTACTAATAGTGCCGGTACTGAAAGTGGAAGCAGTGATGCTTTCATTATTAATCCGGCTCAGGCATTGGCTGACAGTTCTTTTTTCTCCATCTCTACCGATACACTTATTGCTGGTAGTGGTAATGCAGACATCCTGATCACTTTGAGGGATGAATTTGGAAACCCTTTAAAAGCCGGCGGTGATAATGTAACAATAAGCAGATCAGGAATCGGTACTCTTTCACCCGTCACCGATAATGGAGACGGCACCTACAGTGCTACCATAACAGCGCCAAATAATACCGGATCAGCAATAATTAATGTTTTCCTGGATAGTTCACCGGTACCCTCAAATAATCCACAGATCATATTTACCAACGGCCCATTATCAACTTTTCTGATTGAAGCGGTTGGAGGCGGCCCTGTTGCTGATCAGATTGCCGGAGTTCCTTTCGATATACAGATAACCGCTAAGGATGCCTTTGGGAATACTATTACTGAATTTGACAGCACAAACTCGAATGTCATCATAAGTTCCGATGCTGATCTTATTATAGGCGAAGGGAGTACTCCTGACTTCACAGACGGTTTATTAAGCAGCTATACTATCAATATCAGTAAGGCCGGTAACACTTCAATAAACGCCCGCTGGACCGCAAATCCTGAATCCGGAAGCAGTAACGTCTTTAATGTAAATCCTGCAGAGGCAGACCCTGCAAATTCAACGATTACACCGGGAAGAAATTTCTTGCAGAATGACGGATCTGATAACACTTCCATTACAGTGCAGCTGTTTGATGAGTTTGGAAACTCGTTGACCACGGGTGGTGACAATGTCGTTCTTAATGTCTCGACCGGAGCTTCCTTAAGCAGTGTCACTGATAATGGAAACGGTACCTATACTGCCCAGTTAACAGCCGGAGTTTTACCCATTGATGTTACAGTTAGTGGCGTATTAAACGGAAGCCCTATCGGCGATACCGCTGTAATTACTCTTTCACTGTTCAATGTCTGGGACGGTAATTCCGGAGGCGGGAATCCTGCGGGAAGAACGGACTGGGGAAATCCAGCCAGATGGTCTCTTGGAATACCAACGATCGGACAGGTAGTCTTAATTCCGAGCGGACAAACTTACTACCCGATTATTGACGGAGAAGATCCCGTGCTGGATATTCTAAGGATTGAGTCGGGTGCCAGTGTAGTATTAACCGGGAGAAATCTTACGATTAATAATGAAATTTCAGGTTTGGGAAGTTTCTCCAGTATCAACGGAAGCTTAAATATCGCCGGTAATTCAACGATCAGTAACCTTATTGCAGGATCTTCGACCGTTAATCTGAATGGAGATTCCCAACAAACTATAGCCGGAGATTTTTCAGCCAATCTGATTAACGTTCAAAATGATCTAGAAATAAACGGCTTCTTTGAGACATTTACAGACCTAAATATTGATCCGGGAACAAGACTCGATCTTATAGAAGGTTCTGAACTTTTCGTTATCGGGGATATTAACTTAAACGGATCCTTAAATGCTGTAAACTCCTCTATTCGATTAAGCGGTAATATTAATGGAACCGGTATATCATTAACCAATACTGCATTAAGGCTTGATGGTAGTAATCTACAACTAATCGAAGGAATAAGCAGTCTTCGTAATCTTACCATAGATAACCCTGCCGGTGTGCAAGTACTAAATGATCTGACTGTTACAGATACCCTCTTTTTCTCTTCAGGTACCTTGACTCTCAACTCTGGCTTAAGTCTTGTTAGTACAGTTCAGACCGGAAATACACAAAATCTACGCATTCTCAGAGAAATAACCGGTAATCAGGGCTGGAGATTGCTCTCATCTCCTCAGGCTACCGATTATGGCAATTTTCTGGATGGAGTCATTACCCAGGGCTATAACGGTGCTTTTTACTCCACTGGCTCTCTTCCAGGTGACACTCTGCAGCCCAATGTATTTTATTATGATGAAACCTTTGAAGGCACCGACAATCAGCGTTTCAGAGCACCTTCATCCGCTTCAGAACAGGTAGCCGCAGGTCGCGGACACTTTGTTTATCTGTTTGATGATATTCCTGCAGATCCACTGTACAATACCCCGTTACCCGATACGCTTGATGTTCTGGGATCAGAAAACGACGGTAACGGATTTTCCTTTAACTTCCCGGTAACCTACACCCCTGAAGCCGATACCGGGTGGAATCTGGTTGGCAACCCATTTGCTGCCACCATAGACTGGGATGATGGTAACTGGACCAAGCAGAATATGGATAATGTGATCTATATCTGGGATGAAAGTGCAAATGATTATCTAACGTGGAATGGTACCGCCGGGTCTTTGGGTGAAGGCCGTGTTAAACCCTTCCAGGCGTTTTGGGTAAAAGCCAATGGTAATGGTCCTCCCCGTCTCAGAGTTGACAAAGAAACAAAAACTGTGGGTGGTACATTTTATAAAGAAGTCCGGGAAGATAAACCGGTTATCGAGTTACTGCTGGAATCTGGTGATCTGCGTAAGACCACTCATATGAGTTTCCAGGCGGAAGGCAGTTATGGTAAAGATACACTTGATGCCTATCGTCTCCTGCCTTTCGATACGGATACCTACCTTGAATTATACACTTTATTCAATGACGGGACACAGATTTCCATCAACAATTTACCGCGCGATTTCGGTATTCCGATTGAGATCCCGCTGTATGTAGGAGGATTTGATCAGGGCCAGGCATTGAACGGGCCATTTGAACTATCGTGGCCGGTATTCCAGGATGTACCGGATGGCTGGACCATACTTTTAATTGACCGGGAGACAGGTACGGAGATCAACATGAAGGAGCAGGTGTCTTATTCTTTTAACCTGAACGGCAGCCGCTCAAAAGCATCATTTATCCGAAATACGATTGATAATTTTAAACTAATTGAAAAAAACCGGTCAAAGATCAGCAGTTCACGGTTCATGCTGAATATCCTCCCCGGAGAAGATGCAGACGGGCTACCCTCCACATTTGAATTATATAATAATTATCCCAATCCTTTTAACGCCTCTACTACTATTCGTTTTGCCACACCCCTTGAGGGACCGGTAAATCTTGAGGTATACGATGTACTCGGAAGAAAAGTAGCTACTCTTGCCGATCGTAATTTCCAGGCAGGTTACCATGATATCCGATGGAGCAGCAGCGGTCTGGCAAGCGGAATATATATCTATCGGCTTGTTACCAGTGGCGGTACATTTGTGAAAAAAATGTCTCTGATTAAGTGA
- the rfbC gene encoding dTDP-4-dehydrorhamnose 3,5-epimerase encodes MNIKKLSISGLYIIEPRVFEDDRGYFYESYRRSVFKEAGIQVSFVQDNVSRSRAGTLRGLHYQIRSPQAKLIQCLKGRILDVAVDLRRSSDSFGKYYSLELSESNKKQFFIPEGFAHGFSVLSDEAIISYKCSDYYNPEGERGIRWDDPSISIDWRVEDCVLSDKDCKLPYLKELEEQDLFK; translated from the coding sequence ATGAACATTAAAAAGCTTTCGATCAGTGGACTTTACATCATCGAGCCCAGAGTGTTCGAAGATGACAGAGGCTACTTTTATGAGTCATACCGCCGATCTGTTTTTAAAGAAGCAGGTATACAGGTCTCATTTGTGCAGGATAATGTTTCTCGCTCCCGGGCAGGAACACTCAGGGGATTACATTACCAGATCCGTAGTCCTCAGGCAAAACTTATACAGTGTCTGAAAGGACGAATACTTGATGTCGCTGTTGACCTGAGGCGTTCTTCAGATTCGTTTGGGAAATATTATAGTCTGGAACTTTCCGAATCTAACAAGAAGCAATTTTTCATCCCGGAGGGATTTGCCCATGGATTTAGTGTGCTGTCCGATGAGGCTATCATCAGTTATAAGTGTTCTGACTATTATAACCCGGAAGGCGAGAGGGGAATCCGCTGGGATGATCCTTCAATCAGTATAGACTGGCGGGTCGAAGATTGTGTTCTGTCCGATAAAGACTGCAAACTACCTTACTTAAAAGAATTAGAAGAACAAGACCTGTTTAAATGA
- a CDS encoding DUF4402 domain-containing protein, giving the protein MRFSILYTLLLLFLLLPFGSQAQERTSNITVSAQVVPSVSGVELQSLKSLTLSRDDAVDGIISINPGSSQNAGKMVAIGSPNSAITINYFQSRELSNSEGTGVITFNYQLSGNQIDDQNSSELIFQDSRNLRLSENGEFFIWIGGNIDITNAAPGNYSGDFTLEIEYL; this is encoded by the coding sequence ATGCGTTTCAGTATTTTATATACCCTTTTGCTTCTATTCCTGTTATTACCCTTTGGATCACAGGCACAGGAAAGGACTTCTAATATTACAGTATCAGCCCAGGTAGTTCCTTCTGTATCCGGGGTTGAGCTTCAGTCATTAAAATCACTTACCCTTTCCAGAGATGATGCAGTAGATGGAATTATCAGTATCAATCCCGGAAGCAGCCAGAATGCAGGTAAGATGGTTGCCATTGGTTCACCAAACTCCGCTATAACAATCAATTATTTTCAATCCAGAGAACTCAGTAACTCCGAAGGGACCGGTGTCATCACTTTTAATTATCAGTTATCCGGCAATCAGATCGATGATCAGAATTCATCAGAACTGATCTTTCAGGACAGCAGAAATCTGAGATTGAGTGAGAATGGTGAATTCTTCATCTGGATCGGAGGAAATATCGACATTACTAATGCCGCTCCTGGCAATTACAGCGGAGATTTTACCCTGGAAATTGAGTATCTATAA
- a CDS encoding pyruvate dehydrogenase complex E1 component subunit beta, producing MAELQFREAIRDAIDEEMARDEKVFIMGEEVAEYNGAYKVTEGLLDKYGFKRVIDTPISELGFAGIGVGAAMNGLRPIVEFMTFNFAVLAADQIINHASKAGYMTGGQITCPMVFRGPNASAGQLGATHSVAFDSTYAHFPGLKVIYVSEPDDAKGLMKAAIRDDNPVLFMESEQMYGMKGEVSDEEDYIIPIGKGKIKREGSDVTIVAHGKMYHVAKQAAAQLEKDGVECEIIDPRTVKPLDLPLIIDSIKKTNRCVVVDEAHPFAGFAAEIGFLIQREAFDYLDAPVQRVTLPDVNAPFAKNLFDAWLPDAKNVIDAVNQVTYRN from the coding sequence ATGGCTGAATTACAATTTAGAGAAGCGATCAGAGACGCAATTGATGAGGAAATGGCGCGTGATGAAAAGGTTTTCATCATGGGTGAGGAAGTTGCGGAATATAACGGAGCATATAAGGTAACAGAAGGACTCCTTGATAAATACGGTTTTAAAAGAGTGATCGATACTCCGATATCCGAGCTGGGATTTGCAGGTATAGGAGTTGGAGCTGCTATGAATGGTCTTCGCCCGATCGTTGAATTCATGACCTTTAATTTTGCAGTACTTGCTGCAGATCAGATCATAAATCACGCATCTAAGGCCGGGTATATGACCGGTGGACAGATCACCTGCCCGATGGTTTTCAGAGGTCCTAACGCTTCAGCAGGTCAGTTAGGGGCGACTCACTCAGTAGCTTTCGACTCTACCTATGCTCATTTTCCGGGTTTGAAAGTGATCTACGTATCAGAACCGGATGATGCAAAAGGACTCATGAAAGCAGCGATCCGGGATGATAATCCTGTGCTGTTCATGGAATCCGAGCAGATGTACGGTATGAAAGGCGAAGTATCAGACGAAGAGGATTATATCATTCCTATCGGGAAGGGTAAGATCAAGCGTGAAGGATCGGATGTTACTATTGTAGCTCACGGTAAAATGTATCATGTTGCAAAACAGGCAGCAGCTCAGCTTGAAAAAGATGGCGTTGAATGTGAGATCATTGATCCAAGAACGGTAAAGCCGCTGGATCTTCCGTTGATCATCGATTCTATAAAGAAAACCAACCGCTGTGTGGTAGTAGATGAAGCACATCCCTTTGCCGGATTTGCAGCAGAGATAGGATTTCTAATACAGCGTGAAGCTTTCGATTACCTCGATGCACCGGTTCAGAGAGTAACTCTGCCGGATGTGAATGCACCGTTTGCAAAGAACTTATTTGATGCCTGGCTGCCCGATGCGAAAAATGTGATCGACGCAGTAAATCAGGTTACTTACAGAAATTAA